Below is a genomic region from Methanophagales archaeon.
TAAGAGCAGAGAAGACGCAGCTTGTGCACGAGCTGGAGGAGCTGAGGCGGATGAATGAGCAATTACGGGCGAGATTGAGGGAAGCAGAAGGAGAAGCCACAGATAGAGAGGTTGAAGAGACTAAGAAAGAACTCTCGTTTTTGAGAAAGGAGCTAAGGAGGTTGAGCAAGGAGAATGCGGAATTGCTAAAGAAATCGGCATGCCACTTCAGCTTCAAAGCGGAGCGGAGGAACGTAGAGCAGGAGGAGCGCACTCACACCTGGGATTGTAGCGAATGCAACGCCAACGCTAACGCTAACACCAACGCGGAGAAGAACAACGAGCTTAGAGGTCTCCGTGTTGCTTATATTGGAGGTGTGGAATCGCTGAAGTTATGCTATAATGAGATAGCGGAGTCTTTTGGCTGCCTATTCTGTTATCACGGTGGGCATTGTATGCGTGGTAAGAAGGAGATAGAAGGGATTGTGGAGAAGAACGATGTTATATTTTGCCCGGTTGACATAAACAGCCACAATGCATGTCGAATGGTGAAAGAGGCATGCAAAATGCGAAATAAACCATGCTATTTCCTTCGCAGTTCTGGCTTGAGCGCGCTCAAGAAGGTGCTGAGTGGCTTTGAGCCCGGGTATGGAAAAAAAACATACGGTGAATAGGATGAGATGAGAATATGACATTTACGCTTCAAAAACAACTTCATGAAAAGGGGAAAAAATAATATGAGAAGCAAAAGCCTCCTATTCTATTCATGGTCTGATCATGTGTCCCGGTCCCAAACCCGGTCCAGGTCCCAATCCTGGTCCCGGCATCGTCGCCATAAACGCTGCGATTATAACTGCGTATATGATTAATGGAATAGCTATTGCAATAATCACGGCAAGAACTGCTTTTTCAGTGGATAGCCCATGAAGTTGCCGTACACCTATAATCTCCACAATAACCGCCCATATTAGTCCCACTAAGGGGATCCAGCCGAATAAACACCCCGGCGTTGCCCCATACATCACCGCCTTTAGTGTCTCTTCCACTCCTTCTCTCCCACCAAAGAGATATACCCAGATGTGAAGCCAGAGACCATCAATGAAAACACTGATTATTCCGATCATGAGCATCAGGATAAAAAAGCCCACTGCGAACAAAGGTCCCACTGCTGCCCCTAGCGCCATCATAGGAATCCCGAGCATCCCCAACATTGATGCGAACCACGAAAATGCCACTGCGACCAGGACAGAAATGATCAATGCATATATCATCAGAATAACCACGAAATACTTGAAGGCATCACCAATCGTATCGTCCTTAGAGTTGTCAAAAGTTTCCGAAGGGCTGAACAGGAACCCCCTAAGTCTTTCTCCTATACTTAATACCATTTTACGTCGCCAAAACAAAAAAGATTATATATCTTTATAAACTTTCCCTGCAAGAACGAATAATTGTTGTGAAGGTAGAATCAGGTGTATCTACGCAATAAAAGGCGGATATTAAAGATGATTACGTGAAATGAGCTATGCTAAATGTATCGCTGATATAATCAAAGAAACCGACCATCTGCTTCTTACAAGTATCGAGTATAGATACCATGTTCTCTCATGCGGCTTTTCCGACTTCGCTTCTCGTCCCGTAACTAATTTTACGTCTTACCACGGGTTAAAATTTTCGATTTTTGCTCTTGAGAACCACTTGATATTGAGCAATTACTTTTGAATTTATGGTTACACATGATTCAGTAATTGTTTTTATATAGACAGTAGTAAATCCGAACGCCCCTGCTTCCGAAAATAGTTATAACGATTATTGGTCCTCCAAAAATAGCTGAGAAAAGCAATGCTATTTTTCGATGCTTTCCTAACTATTGCGTAGTAATAGTGGCGTAATAAGGATACCTGAGGGTGCAATATACTCACTGGAGGATACAATAGCCATTATAGAGTCATAGAACTCAGCTGTCAGTTAGCCGCTTCCTAAGTCTAATCCGTCCTTGACGGTAGTATTTCGCGAGCATCAATAGCGTGAGCTATCGGCATTTTAAACGTTTTCTATGCGTCAATAGGGATAAAATCATACCTCTTATGTCATTTTGGTATACGAAGTGAAACAACACCTTCCTGGCTCTACCCTCTTTTAAATTTAATACGTAATTGCCCCCTTTATCCCTTAAATCTTTTATAGGTAGCCCGCTAACATGTTTAAAGAGGCGATGTGCGCTCGGAATTCCATAGTTTCGGAAGTACAGCAAAAAGAAAGCTTTACTAAAGAAATATTATACTCATACTTTAACTTTATATACAATCAAAAACCCGTGAGAATATGATTGGTCGTAGCGCCTCTGATGAAATATATTCGATCTATGAGTCTATCAAACCCGCGATAATAGCCAGACTGGAGGAATTCCGAGAGCTGAAGGATAGAGGCAGTGAGGAAGAGATATTCAAAGAACTTGTATTCTGCCTGCTCACACCACAATCGAGAGCAGAACTCTGCTGGACCGCGGTAGAGAACCTTGCTAAGCAGAATCTGCTATTAACGGGTGATAGCGAATCAATCGCGAATAGCTTGATAGGCGTGAGGTTTAAAGCCACCAAAGCACAATACATCATAGAGGCAAGGCGTAAATTCATGGTTGATGGAGAGCTAAGGCTAAAAAACAGGCTATGTGGATTTAATGATGTTAGAGGCGCAAGAGATTGGCTGGCTGGCAATGTGCAAGGACTTGGCTATAAAGAGGCGAGCCATCTGCTGCGAAACATAG
It encodes:
- a CDS encoding DUF2325 domain-containing protein, which gives rise to MVEKKRRIWELQHFTVCRILGLTYNGDVLKGLYKDLKLEHNSSMGAYEMHQQLIQLCRMQSQHARRLERLLEKRFAPYKEVARLDSEAICRIIEGDGDEDGKMDNDNNNNNLKGVPLSALIWFAVRNADGNSDSNSNGDDGNSGKEIESRIASALHLKEHQALRFYDELSRRSGGKSELVTKELFAALEAREKLRRRCERLEQKRDELIAEREKIRAEKTQLVHELEELRRMNEQLRARLREAEGEATDREVEETKKELSFLRKELRRLSKENAELLKKSACHFSFKAERRNVEQEERTHTWDCSECNANANANTNAEKNNELRGLRVAYIGGVESLKLCYNEIAESFGCLFCYHGGHCMRGKKEIEGIVEKNDVIFCPVDINSHNACRMVKEACKMRNKPCYFLRSSGLSALKKVLSGFEPGYGKKTYGE
- a CDS encoding N-glycosylase/DNA lyase — its product is MIGRSASDEIYSIYESIKPAIIARLEEFRELKDRGSEEEIFKELVFCLLTPQSRAELCWTAVENLAKQNLLLTGDSESIANSLIGVRFKATKAQYIIEARRKFMVDGELRLKNRLCGFNDVRGARDWLAGNVQGLGYKEASHLLRNIGLGTDLAILDRHILKNLKLLGVIEEIPASLSRRRYLELEREMKDFSERIHIPLSHLDFVLWYKETGIVFK
- a CDS encoding YIP1 family protein; the encoded protein is MVLSIGERLRGFLFSPSETFDNSKDDTIGDAFKYFVVILMIYALIISVLVAVAFSWFASMLGMLGIPMMALGAAVGPLFAVGFFILMLMIGIISVFIDGLWLHIWVYLFGGREGVEETLKAVMYGATPGCLFGWIPLVGLIWAVIVEIIGVRQLHGLSTEKAVLAVIIAIAIPLIIYAVIIAAFMATMPGPGLGPGPGLGPGHMIRP